The sequence below is a genomic window from Mycobacterium heidelbergense.
CCACCGGGCCGGAAGTGAATCGCCATGACGGGTTCGTCGGCCGGGATGTCCGAGACGTAGGACGCGGCTTGAGATCCGATGACGAACGCCGGCGGAACGCTCACCCTGGTGGTGCCGTCGGCGGTGTAGAAGTCCAACTGCTGTCGATGCCCCACATCGAAGACGACCGTCACCGCGCCGCGCGGCAGCGCCCGGCTTCGGTAGTTGGCTCCGCGGCTGAGCCAATGCCCGAAGAATTCGACATGGTCGGCCAACGGTCGGCGCGGGCGGTACAGGAGGGGCCCGGAACGCATCAGCGGACCGCCTCAACCGCCCGATCGGTGAGGGTCACGACGGGGATTGTCGCACTCGCGCATCGGCCCGCACCACTGTGAGATAGGCCGCGAAGCGACAAAGAGCTCAGCCATCCGAGTCCGGCTGTGATCGAAATGCGCTGGAAGATACCGCTTTTGCCGCGGAGATGGGGCTGATCTTTGATCGCGGCGCAGGCCGTGACGAAGAGCGGCCCGGCAACGGCACCGCAGAGGGTCTGAGCAGAATGCGGGCGTGATGGGCGGCCGCCAACTGACACCTTTTACACCCTTCCCGGGACGCGCCCCTATGGGTCTTCGTCGTTGTGGTGGTGGAATCGTTCGGGGTGGTGGAAGGGGTTGGTTCGTGGTTGTCCGTGGTCGAGGTGGGGTGGGGGGATCCATTCGGTGTCGCCGTGGGCGTTGGTGCGGGTGGTCCAGCCCTCTTCGGCGAGGCGGTTATCGGGGCCGCAGGCCAGGGCGAGGTCGTTGATGTGGGTGCGCCGGGTGTTCTGCCAGCCGCGCACGTGGTGGACTTGGCTGTGGTAGGCCGGTGCGGTACAGCCTGGCTTGGTGCATCCTCTGTCTTTGGCGTAGAGCATGATGCGCTGGGCGGGGGAGGCGAATCGTTTGGTGTGATACAGCGCTAGTGGTTTGGCGTTGTCGAAAAGGGCCAGGTAGTGATGCGCGTGGCTGGCCATGCGGATCACATCACTGAGGGGTAGCAGCGAGCCGCCCCCGGTGTGGGCCTTGCCCGCGGCGGCTTGCAGGTCCTTGAGCGTGGTGGTGACGACGATCGACACGGGCAGCCCGTTGTGTTGGCCCAGCTTGCCGGAGGCCAGCAGGGCGCGCAGCCCGGCCAACAGACCGTCATGGTTGCGCTGAGCTTGGGAGCGGGTGTCGCGGCGCACCGCCTCCTCCCCGGGTGTCGCATCGATGACGGGGGTGTCATCCTCGGGGTTGCACGCGCCGGGGGCGGCCAGCTTGGCCAACACCGCCTCCATGGTGGCTCGGGCCTCGGGGGTCAGATAGCCGCTCAGCCGTGACATCCCGTCGAATTCCTGCTTACCGACCGTGAGGGCGCGTTTGCGGGCGCGTTCGGCGTCGTTGAATTCCCCGTCGGGATGTAGCCAGTCCATGACCCGCCGGGCGTATGTGGCCAACTCATCAGGGCGATAGGTGCTGGCTTTGTCGGCCAGATCGGCCTCGGCGGCCTCCCGAGTGAACAGGTCGACCTCGGCGGGCAGATGGGCGAAGAAGCTGCGGATCACCGTGATGTGGCCCTGGCCGATGAGTCCCTGGCGTTGGGCGGTCGCGGTGGCGCCCAGTTGCGGCGCCAAGGGCTCTCCGGTTAGGGCGCGACGCTCCCCCAAATCTTTGGCCTCCCCGATGCGCCGACCGGCCTCGGCCCTGGTGATGTGTAGCCGGTCGGCCAGCGCCGAACGCAGCGTGCCACCTAACTCCTCGTCACCGGCTTGGGCGTCGAGTTGATTGATCAACTGATGGCCCGGCACTCGCAGCCGGCGGGTGAGGCGTTCGAGGCGTTCCAAGGCGCGTAATCGTTCCGGGGTGGTGAACACGTCAAAGGACAGCTCACACAAGCGGTCCACGTCGGCGTCGAGGCTGTTGAAAACCTCGACGACCTCCTCGCGCGTGCTCGAACCCATGCCTCAAACTCTACGAAGCACCACTGACAAGAATCACCGCAATGTGACCACTGAAACCAAAGTGACACAAGAGATCACAACATCCGACCGCGAGGCAGAGTCGCCACCAGGACGTAGCCACCGTGTGACGGAACCATGGTGTCCACGACAGCGCATCCGCCGACCGTTTCCTTCATGACGCGGCCAATTCGGACCAATTTCCGTCACTTTTCTCGCCACCCGGCGGCGGGCTTTCATCCTGACGACGTGGAAATAGCATGTCGCGGCGAAGATACCGCGTTCAATCCGACTGTCGCGCTTAACGATCTGCTTGCCGACATCGGGTTGTCGGCGGCCGATTCCGGCGGGCGCGTGACATTCGCGGGAGCGGATCCGATCATCCCGGCCCGGCATCGGTTGGCCGCGGCGATCGGCATCCCGATGATGGGCAACGCCGTGGCGGCGGCCGCCATGCACCGTCATCGGGGCGGCCCGAGCCAGGACCTGCACCTGGACCTGCGGCAGGCGGTGCATCACATCAACCCCAGCTTCTATTGGCATCCCACCCTGGCGGGCGAATTCCCTTCGATCGCACTGGTTCTGGATAATCCGTTTGCGCTCATCCCCTACCGCACCCGCGACGGGCGCACTGTGATGGCCTCCGCGGTGTATCCCCATCAATCTGCCAAATGGTGCCGATTCCTCGACGTGCCACCCGACTTCGGCAAGGTCGCGCAGGCCTTCGCCGGCTGGGACGCCTTCGAGCTGGAAGAGGCCGCCAACGACGCCGGGCTGCCCGCGTGTGTGGCCCGCAGCCCCGCGGAGTGGCTGGCTCATCCGCACGGAGCCCTCCTGGCCGGCCAGCCGGTCATCGGGTTGACCCGCATCGGCGACGCCCCGCCCCGCGAGATCGGCGCCTCCGATCGGCCCTTTGGCGGCGTGCGGGTGCTGTCGTTCACCCACGCCGTGGCCGGGCCCACGGTGGGGCGTGTGCTGGCCGAGCAGGGCGCCGACGTGTTGTGCGCGACCCGCCCCAACGACTTCGAACACGACTGGGTGTACTTCGAAGCCAACATCGGGTCCCGCAGCGCCTGGCTGGATTTGACCAAGGACGCGGGCAAGGCCAACGTCGACCGGCTGCTGCACGACGCCCACGTCGTCGTGAACAACCACCGCGGCTTGAAACTCGAAAAGCTCGGCATAGATCCCCACGAGCTCGCCGGTACCCACCCCGGCCTGGTGCATGTCTCGGTCACCTGCTACGGATCGGCCGGGCCGTGGGCGCACCGCGGCGGCTTCGACATGAACGGCTCGGCCGCCTCGGGGTTGATGGTCATCGAAGGCAGCGAGGACGAACCCCGATTGCCGCCCACCGGGCTGATCAACGACTTCATCACCGGCTACATGGGCGCGCTGGGCGCCGCGGCCGGGCTGATCAAACAACACACCGAAGGCGGCAGTTGGCACGTCACCGTCAGCCTCACCCGCAACGCCATGTGGTACCAAACGCTGGGCCTGGTCGACCCGGCCGACGCCGGGCGCGACGAGGAGCGCACAATCCGCGAGCCGGGCAGCTATGACGCCGACAGCCCCATGGGCCGCGTCCACATGCTCGCCCCGCCAGTCACTTTCAGCCATACCCCGCCCCGCTGGCCGGACCCGGTGCTGGTTCCCCGCGGGTCCAGCCGCCCCGAATGGGTCAGCCTCAGGTCCTGAATTGCGGTCTTCGTGCCGGAAACCGTCGCGCAGGGGCGACAATTGTCACCGTGGGCGACGGCGTGGACGAGGTGGATGTCGCGCTGGTGGATGCGCTTCACGTCAATCCGCAGGTGAGTTTCGAAGAGCTCGGCAAGGTTCTCGAGATTTCGCCGGTGACGGCGGCGCGGCGGTGGCGTCGCCTGGTATCCGCCGGGCGGGCGTGGGTGTCCTCGGCGGTCGGTCCGCAATTGCCGGTGAAGGCGGCCCTGTTTGAGGCGGAGTGTCAGCCCGGCGCCGCGCGGTCGGTCGCCGAGCAGTTCGCCGGCAGGCCGCACGTCTTCAGCGTCAACATCACGACGGGCCAGGACAACGTGTACGCCTTGTTGGTGGCCGCCGACCAGTCCCTGATGTCCGAATTGGTGGTGGAAGCGCTGCCGGCGGTGCCGGGAGTGCAGCGGGTAAAGTCCGCGCTGATCACCCAGTTGTTCAGCGGTACCCGCTGGCGCCTGGGCGGTCTCAGTTCTGGCCAGGTGCGCACGGTGGCTCCCGAGCCCGTCAAAACCGGGCCCCTGCATGAGTTCGACGACTTTGACCGCCAGTTGTTCCTGGCGCTACAGCGCGACGGTCGGCTCAGCTTCCGGGACCTGGCGGCGGTGCTTGGCCGCTCGGAGCCAGTGGTGCGTCGTCGGCTAGGTCTGCTGACCCGCTCGGGATTGTTGACATTCCGAACGGATTTCGCGCGCGTGGAGGCCGGCTGGCCGTCGGGATTGGCGCTGAAGCTGCGAGTCGCGTGGCCGCAGGTCGCCGCGGTCGGACGCGCGCTGGTCCATTACCCCGAGACGCGGTTCTGCGTCGCGATCGCGGGCGGGGCGGCCAACCTCTTTGTGACGATGCAGCTGCACCATGTTTCCGCGCTCGACTCAGTGATTTCTCGGCTGATGGCCGAATATCCCGACGTGGCGGTGCTGGATACGCGCGTGGTGCTGCGCTCGGTCAAG
It includes:
- a CDS encoding CoA transferase; protein product: MEIACRGEDTAFNPTVALNDLLADIGLSAADSGGRVTFAGADPIIPARHRLAAAIGIPMMGNAVAAAAMHRHRGGPSQDLHLDLRQAVHHINPSFYWHPTLAGEFPSIALVLDNPFALIPYRTRDGRTVMASAVYPHQSAKWCRFLDVPPDFGKVAQAFAGWDAFELEEAANDAGLPACVARSPAEWLAHPHGALLAGQPVIGLTRIGDAPPREIGASDRPFGGVRVLSFTHAVAGPTVGRVLAEQGADVLCATRPNDFEHDWVYFEANIGSRSAWLDLTKDAGKANVDRLLHDAHVVVNNHRGLKLEKLGIDPHELAGTHPGLVHVSVTCYGSAGPWAHRGGFDMNGSAASGLMVIEGSEDEPRLPPTGLINDFITGYMGALGAAAGLIKQHTEGGSWHVTVSLTRNAMWYQTLGLVDPADAGRDEERTIREPGSYDADSPMGRVHMLAPPVTFSHTPPRWPDPVLVPRGSSRPEWVSLRS
- a CDS encoding HNH endonuclease signature motif containing protein, encoding MGSSTREEVVEVFNSLDADVDRLCELSFDVFTTPERLRALERLERLTRRLRVPGHQLINQLDAQAGDEELGGTLRSALADRLHITRAEAGRRIGEAKDLGERRALTGEPLAPQLGATATAQRQGLIGQGHITVIRSFFAHLPAEVDLFTREAAEADLADKASTYRPDELATYARRVMDWLHPDGEFNDAERARKRALTVGKQEFDGMSRLSGYLTPEARATMEAVLAKLAAPGACNPEDDTPVIDATPGEEAVRRDTRSQAQRNHDGLLAGLRALLASGKLGQHNGLPVSIVVTTTLKDLQAAAGKAHTGGGSLLPLSDVIRMASHAHHYLALFDNAKPLALYHTKRFASPAQRIMLYAKDRGCTKPGCTAPAYHSQVHHVRGWQNTRRTHINDLALACGPDNRLAEEGWTTRTNAHGDTEWIPPPHLDHGQPRTNPFHHPERFHHHNDEDP
- a CDS encoding Lrp/AsnC family transcriptional regulator; amino-acid sequence: MGDGVDEVDVALVDALHVNPQVSFEELGKVLEISPVTAARRWRRLVSAGRAWVSSAVGPQLPVKAALFEAECQPGAARSVAEQFAGRPHVFSVNITTGQDNVYALLVAADQSLMSELVVEALPAVPGVQRVKSALITQLFSGTRWRLGGLSSGQVRTVAPEPVKTGPLHEFDDFDRQLFLALQRDGRLSFRDLAAVLGRSEPVVRRRLGLLTRSGLLTFRTDFARVEAGWPSGLALKLRVAWPQVAAVGRALVHYPETRFCVAIAGGAANLFVTMQLHHVSALDSVISRLMAEYPDVAVLDTRVVLRSVKSWGRILGPDGRARDVVPVDLWAPVRG